A portion of the Glycine max cultivar Williams 82 chromosome 10, Glycine_max_v4.0, whole genome shotgun sequence genome contains these proteins:
- the GBSSIa gene encoding granule bound starch synthase Ia isoform X1 yields the protein MATVTASSYAVSGSACHSHRGASRREAKVNSLAQVSLNYDGLRSLNKLHVRTTRAAKTKTLLSAKSNKSGHDGVLGRIKCGMNMIFVGTEVAPWSKTGGLGDVLGGLPPALAGNGHRVMTVSPRYDQYKDAWDTSVTVEVKIGDRIETVRFFHCYKRGVDRIFVDHPCFLEKVWGKTRSKLYGPSAGVDYEDNQLRFSLLCQAALEAPRVLNLNSNKYFSGPYGDDVIFIANDWHTALLPCYLKSMYQTRGIYKNAKVAFCLHNIAYQGRHAFADFSLLNLPREFKGSFDFTDGHVKPVKGRKLNWMKAAILESDRVLTVSPYYAQELVSGEERGVELNNIIRSCGITGIVNGMDNREWSPKTDKFIDLHYDATTVTEAKLLLKEALQAEVGLPVDRNIPLIGFIGRLEEQKGSDILVEAIPMFIDQNVQIMILGTGKKVMEKQIEQLEEIYPDKVRGVAKFNGPLAHKIIAGADFIVIPSRFEPCGLVQLHAMPYGTVPIVSSTGGLVDTVQEGYTGFHMGAFNVECEAVDPVDVEKLATTVKRALGTYGTPAMTQMIQNCMAQDFSWKGPAKQWEKVLLSLEVAGSEPGIDGDEIAPLAKENVANP from the exons ATGGCAACAGTGACGGCCTCTTCTTATGCGGTGTCAGGAAGCGCGTGTCACAGCCACCGTGGCGCGTCGAGAAGAGAGGCCAAAGTGAATTCTTTGGCTCAGGTAAGTCTCAATTATGATGGGTTGAGATCCCTGAACAAGCTGCACGTGCGAACCACGCGTGCGGCCAAAACCAAAACCTTGTTGTCTGCGAAAAGTAACAAGAGTGGACATGACGGAGTTTTGGGGAGGATTAAATGTGGGATGAACATGATCTTCGTGGGGACTGAGGTGGCACCTTGGAGCAAAACCGGGGGACTTGGTGATGTTCTTGGAGGACTTCCACCAGCGTTGGCT GGAAACGGACACCGTGTTATGACAGTGTCACCACGTTACGACCAATACAAGGATGCATGGGACACTAGTGTGACGGTGGAG GTCAAAATTGGAGATAGAATAGAAACTGTCCGTTTCTTTCACTGCTACAAGCGTGGAGTGGATCGTATTTTTGTGGACCACCCGTGTTTCCTTGAGAAG GTATGGGGCAAGACTAGGTCAAAACTCTATGGCCCTAGTGCTGGAGTAGATTATGAAGACAACCAACTTAGGTTCAGCTTGTTATGCCAG GCAGCACTTGAGGCACcaagggttttgaatttaaaCAGCAACAAATATTTCTCTGGACCATATG GCGACGATGTAATCTTTATTGCCAATGATTGGCACACTGCCCTTCTTCCATGTTACTTGAAATCAATGTACCAGACCAGGGGGATTTACAAAAACGCAAAG GTTGCATTTTGTCTTCATAACATAGCCTACCAGGGTAGGCATGCCTTTGCAGACTTCTCTCTTCTCAATTTACCTCGCGAATTCAAGGGTTCTTTTGACTTCACTGATGG GCATGTTAAGCCTGTGAAGGGAAGGAAACTTAACTGGATGAAGGCTGCAATATTAGAATCGGACCGAGTACTCACTGTAAGTCCATATTATGCCCAGGAACTTGTTTCCGGAGAGGAAAGAGGTGTAGAATTGAACAATATAATTCGTTCATGTGGCATCACTGGTATCGTGAATGGTATGGATAATAGGGAGTGGAGTCCAAAAACTGATAAATTCATTGATCTACACTACGATGCAACAACT GTCACCGAAGCAAAATTACTGCTGAAAGAGGCACTTCAAGCAGAGGTTGGCTTGCCTGTTGACAGGAATATCCCTCTGATAGGCTTCATTGGTAGGCTTGAAGAGCAGAAAGGTTCTGATATTCTTGTGGAAGCTATCCCAATGTTCATTGACCAGAATGTTCAGATTATGATTCTT GGAACTGGCAAAAAGGTCATGGAGAAGCAAATAGAGCAACTAGAGGAAATTTATCCTGACAAGGTTAGAGGGGTAGCAAAATTCAACGGTCCCTTGGCTCACAAGATTATTGCTGGAGCTGACTTTATAGTGATCCCAAGTAGATTTGAACCCTGTGGTCTAGTTCAGTTGCATGCCATGCCATATGGAACG GTGCCCATTGTTTCCTCCACTGGTGGACTCGTTGACACCGTTCAAGAAGGGTATACTGGATTCCACATGGGAGCATTCAACGTAGAA TGTGAAGCTGTTGATCCAGTTGATGTGGAAAAGTTAGCAACTACTGTAAAGAGAGCCCTTGGAACCTATGGTACCCCAGCCATGACACAAATGATCCAGAACTGCATGGCCCAAGACTTTTCATGGAAG GGACCAGCCAAACAATGGGAAAAGGTGCTGTTGAGCCTAGAGGTTGCAGGCAGTGAGCCTGGAATTGATGGTGATGAGATTGCTCCTCTTGCAAAGGAAAACGTCGCCAATCCTTGA
- the GBSSIa gene encoding granule bound starch synthase Ia (The RefSeq protein has 9 substitutions compared to this genomic sequence) yields the protein MATVTASSYAVSGSACHSHRGASRREAKVNSLAQVSLNYDGLRSLNKLHVRTTRAAKTKTLLSAKSNKSGHDGVLGRIKCGMNMIFVGTEVAPWSKTGGLGDVLGGLPPALAGNGHRVMTVSPRYDQYKDAWDTSVTVEVKIGDRIETVRFFHCYKRGVDRIFVDHPCFLEKVWGKTTSKLYGPSAGVDYEDNQLRFSLLCQAALEAPRVLNLNSNKYFSGPYGDDVIFIANDWHTALLPCYLKSMYQTRGIYKNAKVAFCLHNIAYQGRHAFADFSLLNLPREFKGSFDFTDGHVKPVKGRKLNWMKAAILESDRVLTVSPYYAQELVSGEERGVELNNIIRSCGITGIVNGMDNREWSPKTDKFIDEHFDATTVTEAKSLLKEALQAEVGLPVDRNIPLIGFIGRLEEQKGSDILVEAIPKFIDQNVQIMILGTGKKIMEKQIEQLEKIYPDKARGVAKFNGPLAHKIIAGADFIVIPSRFEPCGLVQLHAMPYGTVPIVSSTGGLVDTVQEGYTGFHMGAFNVECEAVDPVDVEKLATTVKRALGTYGTPAMTQMIQNCMAQDFSWKGPAKQWEKVLLSLEVAGSEPGIDGDEIAPLAKENVATP from the exons ATGGCAACAGTGACGGCCTCTTCTTATGCGGTGTCAGGAAGCGCGTGTCACAGCCACCGTGGCGCGTCGAGAAGAGAGGCCAAAGTGAATTCTTTGGCTCAGGTAAGTCTCAATTATGATGGGTTGAGATCCCTGAACAAGCTGCACGTGCGAACCACGCGTGCGGCCAAAACCAAAACCTTGTTGTCTGCGAAAAGTAACAAGAGTGGACATGACGGAGTTTTGGGGAGGATTAAATGTGGGATGAACATGATCTTCGTGGGGACTGAGGTGGCACCTTGGAGCAAAACCGGGGGACTTGGTGATGTTCTTGGAGGACTTCCACCAGCGTTGGCT GGAAACGGACACCGTGTTATGACAGTGTCACCACGTTACGACCAATACAAGGATGCATGGGACACTAGTGTGACGGTGGAG GTCAAAATTGGAGATAGAATAGAAACTGTCCGTTTCTTTCACTGCTACAAGCGTGGAGTGGATCGTATTTTTGTGGACCACCCGTGTTTCCTTGAGAAG GTATGGGGCAAGACTAGGTCAAAACTCTATGGCCCTAGTGCTGGAGTAGATTATGAAGACAACCAACTTAGGTTCAGCTTGTTATGCCAG GCAGCACTTGAGGCACcaagggttttgaatttaaaCAGCAACAAATATTTCTCTGGACCATATG GCGACGATGTAATCTTTATTGCCAATGATTGGCACACTGCCCTTCTTCCATGTTACTTGAAATCAATGTACCAGACCAGGGGGATTTACAAAAACGCAAAG GTTGCATTTTGTCTTCATAACATAGCCTACCAGGGTAGGCATGCCTTTGCAGACTTCTCTCTTCTCAATTTACCTCGCGAATTCAAGGGTTCTTTTGACTTCACTGATGG GCATGTTAAGCCTGTGAAGGGAAGGAAACTTAACTGGATGAAGGCTGCAATATTAGAATCGGACCGAGTACTCACTGTAAGTCCATATTATGCCCAGGAACTTGTTTCCGGAGAGGAAAGAGGTGTAGAATTGAACAATATAATTCGTTCATGTGGCATCACTGGTATCGTGAATGGTATGGATAATAGGGAGTGGAGTCCAAAAACTGATAAATTCATTGATCTACACTACGATGCAACAACT GTCACCGAAGCAAAATTACTGCTGAAAGAGGCACTTCAAGCAGAGGTTGGCTTGCCTGTTGACAGGAATATCCCTCTGATAGGCTTCATTGGTAGGCTTGAAGAGCAGAAAGGTTCTGATATTCTTGTGGAAGCTATCCCAATGTTCATTGACCAGAATGTTCAGATTATGATTCTT GGAACTGGCAAAAAGGTCATGGAGAAGCAAATAGAGCAACTAGAGGAAATTTATCCTGACAAGGTTAGAGGGGTAGCAAAATTCAACGGTCCCTTGGCTCACAAGATTATTGCTGGAGCTGACTTTATAGTGATCCCAAGTAGATTTGAACCCTGTGGTCTAGTTCAGTTGCATGCCATGCCATATGGAACG GTGCCCATTGTTTCCTCCACTGGTGGACTCGTTGACACCGTTCAAGAAGGGTATACTGGATTCCACATGGGAGCATTCAACGTAGAA TGTGAAGCTGTTGATCCAGTTGATGTGGAAAAGTTAGCAACTACTGTAAAGAGAGCCCTTGGAACCTATGGTACCCCAGCCATGACACAAATGATCCAGAACTGCATGGCCCAAGACTTTTCATGGAAG GGACCAGCCAAACAATGGGAAAAGGTGCTGTTGAGCCTAGAGGTTGCAGGCAGTGAGCCTGGAATTGATGGTGATGAGATTGCTCCTCTTGCAAAGGAAAACGTCGCCAATCCTTGA